One genomic region from Prunus persica cultivar Lovell chromosome G3, Prunus_persica_NCBIv2, whole genome shotgun sequence encodes:
- the LOC18783199 gene encoding uncharacterized protein LOC18783199 produces the protein MERNSVACVMEWSIELEKALRSKKPGRSLKAISEISPRLQQLSKEPDPSPAVYHLFDLIPGEDKLFSNVIILRLANAFEFGDKHTRVCIVKAFLFEYKKRNKRKEYKGVLCKTRVHMQAELLRRVKVVFDSGDVEDRALALGLFGCWAHFTKQSASIQYLVLSSLVSSHVLEVQAALFAAGCFAELSDDFACVVLEMLLHMMSSPETLPAIRLAGARLFAKLGCSQSLANNAYKASLKLLLEFSDEYYQVAMLVSLSKLASRSTILISQQVDLLLLFLSHEKTLQLRATAVRCLHFIFSQGICHVPVNGYVVKTLLSILDEPEIPTSMLCEVLQTLRKMILCMPPNLPYDVLESSKLLSIVENASPSPIMAESLLAISVLVDMSRRLKGGTGLGSLVRCFSLQPSQVILLIIDRITILVKLVLDLCQTDSVEFQQVNCLFNLLFLVIREYPDLHVLVLDQISDLVKSLSYMDDNLVVTTETDAFVHHSVDLKGEKSRIIRSKLLFKVYRFLVAFLENLTEAGTISTEVFDKVKLLVELVCQSNLFECYTYVLYSLLLRCQIIWGNMVNESEGSRNPDRNLGISLDNYSMKHELRTIECAKRMLAEKNNWPAYRVGVYAACQGDWLTTTFIFKQLVLKVRSNSCSCWMKSLVQFANSERKLELLLLPKQGLETHKLHLTPSSNDLGCQDAASSIKEHICSKELAAAYNGLCSSLETLKVDDVKTGHTFYFQHWFLSLRVKVIRAVVDIVKILGNIPFDQGNTTNNGKVENLMVGYLMSLQKITQISQQLKRLAREFDLVTTSFIDMDKKSSKIISELAMSCSLLAFCTGFALYIPSLFKPISNSGMGILERDLDAMLVQNLVGRLGNTNHETSKNLCLLLEAGRNPMDCFHMQSRTQACKIGSEARDILSVCNYAVSGIAGLKSKANRVHNEEGLSQLPKDGLKLLYDILTKWMQIPFRTPKYFFKLRPCCGSELFAVNETRNPDGIYVSPGFNLSLNLCLQLRNVAPDIPVRLKNLYCMLYSRVSFQEPTESGVNNQQNQGSYQACETDDMVEMNEKLLQYVTECSTKSSNKHRRGNNDGEFVNSFVRFELNERRQGFSNCLLDVSAFPVGSYRIKWHSCCIDSQGTCWTLPHLNLGPVFTVHRL, from the exons ATGGAAAGGAACTCAGTAGCATGTGTGATGGAATGGAGCATAGAGCTAGAAAAGGCCCTGCGCTCCAAGAAACCAGGTCGATCGCTCAAAGCCATTTCAGAAATCAGTCCAAGACTCCAACAGTTAAGTAAAGAGCCAGACCCTTCTCCAGCTGTCTACCACTTGTTCGACCTAATTCCTGGCGAGGACAAGCTCTTCTCCAATGTCATCATTCTTCGTCTTGCCAATGCCTTTGAATTTGGAGACAAGCACACAAGGGTCTGTATTGTTAAGGCCTTTCTGTTTGAGTACAAGAAGAGGAACAAACGGAAAGAGTACAAAGGAGTTTTGTGCAAAACTCGGGTTCATATGCAGGCAGAATTGCTGAGGAGAGTTAAGGTTGTGTTTGACAGTGGGGATGTTGAAGATCGGGCTTTGGCTTTGGGTCTGTTTGGCTGTTGGGCACATTTTACTAAACAGAGTGCGAGTATACAATACTTGGTGCTTTCTAGTTTGGTTTCTTCTCATGTTTTGGAGGTACAAGCAGCGTTATTTGCAGCAGGATGTTTTGCTGAGTTATCAGACGACTTTGCTTGTGTTGTCTTGGAGATGCTGCTTCATATGATGAGCTCACCAGAAACATTGCCTGCTATAAGGTTGGCCGGAGCACGATTATTTGCCAAACTTGGGTGCTCCCAGTCTCTTGCAAATAATGCTTACAAG GCAAGTCTAAAATTGCTGTTAGAGTTCTCAGATGAGTATTACCAGGTTGCGATGCTGGTTTCCCTCTCAAAACTTGCTTCCCGGTCAACCATTCTTATATCTCAGCAG GTGGACCTGCTTCTCTTGTTTCTTAGCCATGAAAAAACTCTTCAACTGCGAGCAACAGCAGTAAGATGcctacattttattttcagtcAAGGAATATGTCATGTTCCTGTAAATGGATATGTTGTGAAAACATTGTTAAGCATACTAGATGAACCTGAAATTCCAACATCCATGCTATGTGAAGTTCTTCAGACATTACGTAAG ATGATTTTATGTATGCCACCCAATCTACCCTATGATGTCCTTGAATCTTCAAAGCTTTTAAGCATTGTTGAGAATGCATCCCCATCTCCTATCATGGCCGAGAGCCTGTTAGCTATTTCTGTTTTGGTAGATATGTCAAGAAGACTAAAAGGAGGTACAGGGCTGGGATCTCTTGTGCGTTGTTTCTCTCTTCAGCCATCTCAGGTGATCTTGCTTATCATAGATCGGATCACCATACTGGTGAAGCTAGTTTTGGATCTTTGTCAGACTGACAGTGTTGAGTTTCAACAAGTTAACTGCCTGTtcaatcttcttttccttgtaaTCCGAGAATATCCGGATTTGCATGTCTTAGTGCTGGATCAAATATCTGATTTAGTGAAGTCTCTCTCATATATGGATGACAATCTCGTTGTGACAACAGAAACAGATGCGTTTGTTCATcatagtgtagacttgaaaggAGAGAAGAGTAGAATTATCAGATCAAAGCTTCTATTTAAGGTGTACAGATTTTTGGTGGCCTTTCTCGAAAATCTCACTGAAGCTGGTACCATCTCCACCGAAGTATTTGACAAAGTGAAGCTTCTGGTTGAACTTGTATGCCAAAGCAACTTGTTTGAATGTTATACATATGTACTCTACTCTCTGTTGCTGCGTTGTCAAATAATTTGGGGTAACATGGTAAATGAGAGTGAGGGAAGTCGCAATCCTGATAGAAACTTGGGCATATCTCTTGATAATTACTCAATGAAGCATGAACTTCGTACCATTGAATGTGCAAAGAGGATGCTggcagaaaaaaataattggccTGCTTACAGAGTCGGGGTGTATGCAGCTTGTCAAGGAGATTGGCTGACCACGACTTTTATATTCAAGCAGTTAGTATTAAAAGTTCGTTCTAATTCCTGCAGCTGCTGGATGAAGTCATTAGTTCAATTTGCTAATTCTGAGAGGAAGCTAGAGCTGCTGCTATTACCAAAACAAGGGTTAGAGACGCATAAATTACATCTTACACCTTCCAGTAATGATTTAGGTTGCCAAGATGCAGCGAGTAGTATCAAGGAGCATATTTGCAGCAAAGAGCTAGCAGCAGCTTACAATGgtctttgttcttctttggAAACATTAAAAGTTGATGATGTCAAAACAGGCCACACTTTTTATTTCCAACACTGGTTTTTGTCCCTAAGAGTGAAGGTAATAAGAGCCGTGGTGGATATAgttaaaattttgggaaacatTCCATTTGACCAGGGCAACACCACCAATAATGGAAAGGTTGAGAACCTTATGGTTGGATACCTCATGTCTTTGCAGAAAATTACTCAAATATCTCAGCAGTTGAAGAGGCTAGCACGAGAATTTGATCTAGTTACAACATCTTTCATTGACATGGACAAAAAGAGTTCAAAAATAATTTCGGAACTTGCAATGAGTTGTTCGCTGTTGGCCTTTTGTACTGGATTTGCTCTCTACATTCCAAGCCTATTCAAACCTATTTCTAATAGTGGTATGGGAATTCTAGAGAGAGATTTAGATGCAATGTTGGTTCAAAATCTAGTTGGACGGTTGGGGAACACTAACCATGAAACCAGTAAAAATCTATGTCTTCTATTGGAGGCGGGTAGAAATCCCATGGATTGTTTTCACATGCAGTCAAGAACCCAAGCATGTAAGATTGGTTCTGAAGCAAGAGATATTCTTAGTGTTTGTAATTATGCGGTTTCAGGGATTGCTGGCTTGAAAAGTAAGGCAAACAGAGTGCATAATGAGGAAGGACTATCCCAATTACCCAAGGATGGCTTAAAGCTTCTGTATGACATTCTTACGAAATGGATGCAAATCCCCTTCCGTACACCCAAGTACTTCTTTAAATTAAG GCCTTGCTGTGGGTCAGAACTCTTCGCTGTCAATGAAACTAGAAACCCAGATGGAATATATGTTTCCCCAGGCTTCAACTTGTCATTAAATCTGTGTCTTCAATTAAGAAATGTGGCACCAGATATCCCAGTCCGGTTGAAAAACTTGTACTGCATGCTCTACAGTAGAGTATCCTTTCAGGAACCAACAGAAAGTGGAGTAAACAATCAGCAAAACCAGGGTAGTTATCAAGCTTGCGAAACTGATGACATGGTAGAGATGAATGAAAAGCTGTTGCAGTATGTAACAGAGTGCAGTACAAAAAGTAGTAATAAGCATCGAAGGGGCAACAATGATGGTGAGTTTGTAAATTCGTTCGTTCGTTTCGAACTGAATGAAAGAAGACAAGGGTTCTCAAATTGCTTGCTTGATGTTTCTGCTTTTCCAGTGGGTTCTTATAGAATCAAATGGCATAGCTGTTGTATTGATAGCCAGGGTACTTGTTGGACCCTCCCCCATTTGAATTTGGGACCTGTATTTACTGTACATAGGTTAtag
- the LOC18783513 gene encoding tubby-like protein 8 isoform X1, with translation MMSGCKKTTLIPRQSSYNSLYVNPLTDQKHNRSYSEGVSLNTKNHNLEPNPSILNHNKENAMPYKQEQAALDNDKENLVAQENGSSFLMPLKQKNLKSLSTGCRALKPSSLQFCMQMNEPDKVLFGGSTIWDPPSNGSENSSSLKIWDYSDSEAAPASSWSTLPNKSLLCRPLPMDVGRCTCVIVKEACPEGLDGGTLYSLHTNEGKGRQDRKLAIAHHKRRNGKSELTIAQNVKGILSHSDDSFIGSVNANLMGSKYHIWDQGSCPNSLSRQSKSLLAVVSFTPTILSWTGSYRRLRACIAKHQSMQLKNTTQVQHIKGLPKEWEEKLDKVHQLCSRVPNYNTVGLRKDISKRYELDFRDRGRAGLRIQSSVKNFQLTLEENGKQTILQLGRVGKSKYVMDYRYPLTGYQAFCICLASIDSKLCCTV, from the exons ATGATGAGTGGATGCAAGAAAACCACATTAATTCCACGGCAATCCTCGTACAACTCCCTctatgtcaatcctctcactGACCAGAAACACAACCGCAGCTACAGCGAAGGTGTCAGCTTGAACACCAAAAACCACAATTTAGAGCCAAACCCATCAATTTTAAACCACAACAAAGAGAATGCCATGCCATACAAGCAAGAACAAGCTGCCTTGGACAATGACAAAGAGAATTTAGTCGCACAAGAAAATGGGTCTTCTTTTTTGATGCCATTGAAGCAGAAGAATTTGAAGTCTTTGTCCACAGGCTGCAGGGCCTTGAAGCCGTCCTCCCTTCAGTTTTGTATGCAAATGAATGAGCCTGACAAGGTACTCTTTGGTGGGTCCACAATCTGGGACCCACCCAGTAATGGGTCTGAGAATTCGAGCTCTTTGAAGATCTGGGACTACTCTGATTCTGAGGCTGCCCCTGCCTCTTCTTGGTCTACTCTGCCTAATAA GTCTTTGCTGTGCAGGCCACTGCCTATGGATGTAGGAAGGTGCACTTGTGTAATAGTGAAGGAAGCATGCCCAGAAGGATTAGATGGGGGTACTCTGTATTCTCTTCATACCAAT GAAGGCAAGGGAAGGCAAGACCGGAAACTAGCTATTGCACACCATAAGCGGAGGAATGGGAAATCGGAATTAACTATTGCTCAGAATGTAAAGGGAATATTATCTCATTCAGATGACAGTTTTATTGGGAGTGTAAATGCAAACCTTATGGGTTCAAAATACCATATATGGGATCAG GGTAGTTGTCCCAATTCCTTGAGCAGACAGTCAAAGTCGCTTCTTGCTGTTGTATC GTTTACGCCAACAATTTTGAGCTGGACAGGAAGTTACAGACGTTTGAGGGCATGTATAGCCAAGCATCAATCCATGCAGTTAAAGAATACTACACAG GTACAACACATTAAGGGACTCCCAAAGGAATGGGAGGAGAAACTGGACAAAGTCCATCAGCTATGCTCAAGGGTTCCCAATTACAATACAGTAGGTCTACGAAAGGAT ATTTCAAAGCGATATGAGTTAGACTTCAGAGATAGGGGAAGAGCTGGGCTTAGAATCCAAAGTTCAGTTAAGAATTTCCAGCTGACTCTAGAG GAGAACGGAAAGCAGACAATTCTGCAGCTTGGAAGGGTTGGGAAATCAAAGTATGTGATGGATTACAG ATATCCTTTGACAGGCTACCAAGCGTTTTGCATATGTTTGGCTTCTATTGATTCAAAGCTTTGTTGCACAGTATAG
- the LOC18783513 gene encoding tubby-like protein 8 isoform X2: protein MMSGCKKTTLIPRQSSYNSLYVNPLTDQKHNRSYSEGVSLNTKNHNLEPNPSILNHNKENAMPYKQEQAALDNDKENLVAQENGSSFLMPLKQKNLKSLSTGCRALKPSSLQFCMQMNEPDKVLFGGSTIWDPPSNGSENSSSLKIWDYSDSEAAPASSWSTLPNKSLLCRPLPMDVGRCTCVIVKEACPEGLDGGTLYSLHTNEGKGRQDRKLAIAHHKRRNGKSELTIAQNVKGILSHSDDSFIGSVNANLMGSKYHIWDQGSCPNSLSRQSKSLLAVVSFTPTILSWTGSYRRLRACIAKHQSMQLKNTTQVQHIKGLPKEWEEKLDKVHQLCSRVPNYNTISKRYELDFRDRGRAGLRIQSSVKNFQLTLEENGKQTILQLGRVGKSKYVMDYRYPLTGYQAFCICLASIDSKLCCTV from the exons ATGATGAGTGGATGCAAGAAAACCACATTAATTCCACGGCAATCCTCGTACAACTCCCTctatgtcaatcctctcactGACCAGAAACACAACCGCAGCTACAGCGAAGGTGTCAGCTTGAACACCAAAAACCACAATTTAGAGCCAAACCCATCAATTTTAAACCACAACAAAGAGAATGCCATGCCATACAAGCAAGAACAAGCTGCCTTGGACAATGACAAAGAGAATTTAGTCGCACAAGAAAATGGGTCTTCTTTTTTGATGCCATTGAAGCAGAAGAATTTGAAGTCTTTGTCCACAGGCTGCAGGGCCTTGAAGCCGTCCTCCCTTCAGTTTTGTATGCAAATGAATGAGCCTGACAAGGTACTCTTTGGTGGGTCCACAATCTGGGACCCACCCAGTAATGGGTCTGAGAATTCGAGCTCTTTGAAGATCTGGGACTACTCTGATTCTGAGGCTGCCCCTGCCTCTTCTTGGTCTACTCTGCCTAATAA GTCTTTGCTGTGCAGGCCACTGCCTATGGATGTAGGAAGGTGCACTTGTGTAATAGTGAAGGAAGCATGCCCAGAAGGATTAGATGGGGGTACTCTGTATTCTCTTCATACCAAT GAAGGCAAGGGAAGGCAAGACCGGAAACTAGCTATTGCACACCATAAGCGGAGGAATGGGAAATCGGAATTAACTATTGCTCAGAATGTAAAGGGAATATTATCTCATTCAGATGACAGTTTTATTGGGAGTGTAAATGCAAACCTTATGGGTTCAAAATACCATATATGGGATCAG GGTAGTTGTCCCAATTCCTTGAGCAGACAGTCAAAGTCGCTTCTTGCTGTTGTATC GTTTACGCCAACAATTTTGAGCTGGACAGGAAGTTACAGACGTTTGAGGGCATGTATAGCCAAGCATCAATCCATGCAGTTAAAGAATACTACACAG GTACAACACATTAAGGGACTCCCAAAGGAATGGGAGGAGAAACTGGACAAAGTCCATCAGCTATGCTCAAGGGTTCCCAATTACAATACA ATTTCAAAGCGATATGAGTTAGACTTCAGAGATAGGGGAAGAGCTGGGCTTAGAATCCAAAGTTCAGTTAAGAATTTCCAGCTGACTCTAGAG GAGAACGGAAAGCAGACAATTCTGCAGCTTGGAAGGGTTGGGAAATCAAAGTATGTGATGGATTACAG ATATCCTTTGACAGGCTACCAAGCGTTTTGCATATGTTTGGCTTCTATTGATTCAAAGCTTTGTTGCACAGTATAG